The following are encoded together in the Candidatus Gracilibacteria bacterium genome:
- a CDS encoding beta-propeller domain-containing protein has product MKHTYLLLPVLLFSLVASTHAAPEPKFVVQKFESCSALEDSLIKVMERYQDRYWYPMYARGGIMFDIAKSIIAPTANVVQQETASDAGASTDPFSTTNIQVAGVDEADVVKTDGQYIYTYSQTRADVSIVRASDLTLMKTISLPSSFASVEMYLSNNKLILVGQKYTENSPYYYVYRFFAPETKTIVAVYDVSSPDAPKLERYNQIDGNYTDSRLIGSTLYFLSTTNLRIPPIYMTSSAGSSVFDAVKGEIEKNFALNNVVPQIREARANGPVGRFIQSIRASAASCSDVTFVLPDDETLQNIDFTPAFVSLSSLDIMSPATKMKSEILFGDVSQIHMSRTSLYITSTISQTNSSDAKCSNNAKCIAPAYQYESSTLIHRYALENGGVKYVYTTKVPGNPMNQYSMDEDAAGNFRLVTQLYSWSSGENKNSTTLSVIDPTGKVIGSLSGIAPGENFQSARFIGNRLYLVTFQQIDPLFVIDLSTPTAPKILGELKMPGYSTYLHPYDQDRLIGLGYDTFTNKNGGVQNGGLKIDLYNVADVKNPKKEGSLVLGDNGSSSEVLTNPRAFVYYKEKNLLLLPAQISTSAHDPVDTYRMKSIYQGLIGVSIVPNSIVEKFRVSHIQVPTDLERQWRDDCSKYSGNGSQTCRKLLDGTDYCTSTYSYVPQYCFADSTVESYLAANIWNYSDDFVTRALYIGEHFYSLANSGIKSWNFANPTKPTATITFTGSSKQDYRIMPAMMR; this is encoded by the coding sequence ATGAAACACACATATTTGCTTCTCCCAGTATTGTTGTTTTCTCTTGTTGCCTCGACTCATGCTGCACCAGAACCAAAGTTCGTCGTGCAGAAATTCGAATCTTGTTCTGCACTCGAGGATAGTCTCATAAAAGTAATGGAACGCTATCAAGATCGCTATTGGTATCCGATGTACGCTCGAGGAGGAATTATGTTTGATATAGCTAAATCTATCATTGCTCCGACTGCGAACGTTGTACAGCAGGAAACTGCGAGTGATGCGTGAGCTTCGACTGACCCATTCTCGACCACCAATATCCAAGTCGCGGGAGTCGATGAAGCGGATGTAGTGAAGACTGATGGGCAATATATTTATACCTATTCTCAGACTCGCGCTGATGTCTCTATCGTCCGTGCAAGTGACCTCACTCTCATGAAGACGATTTCTTTGCCTTCATCTTTTGCTTCGGTTGAGATGTATCTCTCGAATAACAAGCTCATACTCGTAGGACAAAAGTATACAGAGAATAGTCCATATTATTATGTGTATCGTTTTTTTGCTCCAGAAACCAAGACAATTGTTGCTGTCTATGATGTGTCATCTCCAGATGCTCCGAAGCTCGAACGATATAATCAGATAGATGGTAATTATACTGATTCTCGTCTCATTGGTTCGACTCTTTATTTTCTCTCGACGACGAATCTCCGCATACCTCCTATCTATATGACCAGTTCTGCATGAAGTTCTGTATTCGACGCAGTGAAATGAGAAATAGAGAAAAATTTTGCCCTCAATAATGTTGTTCCACAAATCAGAGAAGCTCGTGCAAATGGTCCGGTTGGACGTTTTATTCAGAGTATTCGGGCATCAGCCGCTTCGTGTAGTGATGTGACGTTTGTTCTTCCGGATGATGAGACACTTCAGAATATTGATTTCACTCCTGCATTCGTTTCCCTCTCTTCGCTCGATATCATGAGTCCTGCTACGAAGATGAAGAGTGAGATATTGTTCGGTGATGTGAGTCAGATTCATATGAGTCGCACGTCACTCTATATCACTTCCACTATTTCTCAGACGAATTCCTCTGATGCGAAATGTAGCAATAACGCGAAATGTATAGCGCCAGCATATCAATATGAGAGTTCGACACTTATTCATCGCTATGCTCTCGAGAATGGTGGAGTGAAATATGTGTATACTACGAAAGTTCCAGGAAATCCAATGAATCAGTACTCTATGGATGAAGACGCGGCTGGGAATTTCCGTCTCGTGACTCAACTGTACTCTTGGTCGAGTGGAGAAAATAAAAATAGTACTACACTTTCTGTGATAGATCCAACAGGAAAAGTAATTGGTTCACTTTCTGGAATTGCTCCAGGAGAGAACTTCCAGTCTGCTCGATTCATAGGGAATCGTCTCTATCTTGTGACTTTCCAACAGATTGATCCACTCTTTGTCATTGACCTCTCGACTCCAACCGCTCCGAAGATTCTCGGTGAGCTCAAGATGCCCGGATATTCGACCTATCTTCATCCATATGATCAGGATCGCCTCATCGGTCTTGGATATGATACTTTCACGAACAAAAACGGGGGAGTTCAAAATGGTGGGCTCAAGATCGATCTCTACAATGTCGCTGATGTGAAGAATCCGAAAAAAGAGGGTTCACTGGTTCTCGGGGATAATGGATCAAGTTCAGAAGTGCTTACGAATCCTCGAGCATTCGTTTACTACAAAGAAAAAAATCTTCTTCTGCTTCCAGCCCAGATTTCTACTAGCGCACATGATCCTGTCGACACATACCGTATGAAGTCGATATACCAAGGACTTATCGGAGTCTCTATTGTACCAAATAGTATTGTCGAGAAATTTCGCGTGAGTCATATACAAGTTCCTACAGACCTCGAAAGACAATGGAGAGATGATTGTTCGAAGTATTCTGGAAATGGATCTCAGACCTGTCGCAAGCTTCTCGACGGCACTGACTATTGTACAAGTACGTATTCCTATGTTCCTCAGTATTGTTTCGCAGATTCGACGGTTGAGAGTTATCTGGCTGCGAATATCTGGAACTACAGTGATGATTTCGTCACTCGAGCTCTCTATATTGGTGAGCACTTCTATTCACTCGCGAATAGTGGTATCAAGTCTTGGAATTTCGCCAATCCAACAAAACCGACAGCAACAATCACGTTCACTGGAAGTTCGAAGCAAGATTATCGAATTATGCCAGCGATGATGCGATAG
- a CDS encoding trypsin-like peptidase domain-containing protein, with protein MFVKIGRYFFAFIALSGLAFFSAIPSLDASSEKSLMGQVVKLQTYTYNEQSQSYVLAYYGSAVVIAKNRIITNAHVILDSDGEKPTGLYEICTSDDYQSAPKCNRTARLLAYDPVADLALLEPSVDFSSVPVHLESNIQKPISIGQTVVIYGYPTIGGETITRTEGKIAGYQNPVYKIDASIDHGNSGGGAFDDEGNLIGIPYAVSSDNGVIGYMISRKVIDEFLTEKTLGYTIVQKQSNLNFERFLSQNHIQMQRAQYIRGGGLEIFNPKNSGFHLANTVSDSGSGLFSWLFNDNYGRVSLYIACTKDAGKHYGYEIDAMTLDSTQLDSPDYILTGATVGKNNEFYHVHVAPKVPRNDGSQEFTDTWYYKNYDACYAQIYSTHTSQDNVLVQKAEKIIQSAKFRNAYSLPVDQSNPYFSVSDILDSVRSTFYIDTDGTKKVSLEFLLNPTRSIEAQIRSEKYDSRNDYFTKPFYTVDAYTGSLTFDSLLQQFATNIDNTKVQTLLSKNKKKMIFSYKMSTVPETKNTVINVFYPYKIGSSYYVWSWSKTFRDGSLDHVQMIAQFFSQMNLPGEEAFP; from the coding sequence ATGTTTGTAAAAATCTGACGATACTTCTTTGCTTTCATTGCACTTTCGGGACTTGCCTTTTTTTCTGCTATTCCATCACTGGATGCTTCGAGTGAGAAATCACTCATGGGGCAAGTCGTAAAGCTTCAAACATATACCTATAATGAACAGTCTCAGAGCTATGTATTGGCGTATTATGGAAGCGCTGTTGTTATAGCGAAGAATCGCATCATCACAAATGCTCATGTGATTCTGGATTCAGACGGGGAAAAACCGACATGACTCTATGAGATATGTACTTCTGATGATTATCAGTCGGCTCCTAAGTGTAATAGAACGGCACGATTGCTTGCCTATGATCCTGTCGCGGATCTTGCTTTGCTTGAACCGAGCGTGGATTTCTCATCTGTGCCTGTCCATCTCGAATCAAATATACAAAAACCCATTTCTATCTGACAAACGGTTGTTATCTACGGATATCCGACTATCGGAGGTGAGACTATTACTCGAACAGAAGGAAAAATAGCAGGCTATCAGAATCCTGTATATAAGATTGATGCAAGTATTGATCATGGAAACTCTTGAGGTGGAGCATTTGACGATGAAGGGAATCTCATAGGTATTCCTTATGCAGTCAGTTCAGATAATGGTGTTATCGGCTACATGATTTCTCGCAAAGTTATCGATGAGTTTCTCACAGAAAAAACTCTTGGATACACGATAGTGCAAAAACAATCGAATTTGAATTTTGAGAGATTCCTTTCCCAAAACCATATACAAATGCAAAGGGCACAATATATCCGATGATGAGGACTCGAAATATTTAATCCCAAGAATTCTGGATTTCATCTTGCGAATACTGTTTCTGATTCAGGAAGTGGTTTATTTTCGTGGTTGTTCAATGATAATTATGGAAGAGTCTCTCTCTATATTGCTTGTACGAAAGATGCAGGAAAGCACTATGGATATGAAATAGATGCTATGACGCTCGATTCAACTCAATTGGATTCTCCTGATTATATTCTCACAGGTGCTACGGTATGAAAAAATAATGAATTCTATCATGTTCATGTGGCTCCAAAAGTACCTAGAAATGATGGTTCCCAAGAATTCACAGATACTTGGTATTACAAGAATTATGATGCGTGTTATGCACAAATATACTCTACTCATACTTCTCAGGATAATGTTCTGGTTCAGAAAGCAGAGAAAATTATACAATCTGCGAAATTCCGAAATGCATATAGCCTTCCAGTAGATCAGAGCAATCCATACTTTAGTGTTTCTGATATTCTGGATTCTGTTCGGTCAACATTCTATATAGATACGGATGGAACCAAGAAAGTAAGTCTCGAATTCTTATTGAATCCGACGCGAAGTATCGAGGCACAGATTCGTTCAGAAAAATACGATTCCCGAAATGATTATTTCACGAAACCTTTTTATACAGTCGATGCATATACAGGTAGTTTGACGTTTGATTCACTATTGCAACAATTCGCAACTAATATAGATAATACAAAAGTACAGACATTGCTTTCGAAAAACAAAAAGAAAATGATTTTTTCGTACAAGATGTCTACTGTTCCGGAAACAAAAAATACAGTGATAAATGTTTTTTATCCATATAAAATAGGTTCATCGTATTATGTGTGGAGTTGGTCAAAAACATTTCGTGACGGATCTCTCGATCATGTACAGATGATTGCTCAATTTTTCTCACAAATGAATCTTCCTGGAGAAGAAGCATTCCCATAA
- a CDS encoding HIT family protein, giving the protein MESASPKYTSYTPEGECIFCKIASDITLQSRVVWEDNDYIAFLSIFPNTEGFTVVIPKKHYPSDVLALPDNLLQEFILAAKKVAKILESYFPDVGRVGLIMEGTGINHAHIKLVPMHGTENLKTGEWRQFLSNESQFFEKYDGHISSHDGPRANDSILDALAMGIRNFNK; this is encoded by the coding sequence ATGGAATCAGCCTCTCCAAAATACACATCCTATACTCCTGAATGAGAGTGTATTTTTTGTAAAATTGCATCTGATATTACTCTTCAGTCAAGGGTTGTTTGGGAAGATAATGACTATATAGCATTTCTCTCAATATTTCCAAATACAGAATGATTCACGGTTGTTATCCCAAAGAAGCATTATCCAAGTGATGTCCTTGCTCTTCCTGATAATCTACTGCAAGAGTTTATTCTTGCGGCAAAGAAAGTAGCAAAAATTCTTGAAAGCTATTTTCCAGATGTTGGTAGAGTGGGGCTTATTATGGAGTGAACAGGAATCAATCATGCACATATCAAATTGGTTCCCATGCATGGAACAGAAAACTTGAAGACTTGAGAATGGAGACAATTTCTGAGTAATGAATCGCAATTCTTCGAAAAATATGATGGTCATATTAGTTCCCATGATTGACCACGTGCTAATGATAGTATACTAGATGCTCTTGCAATGGGAATCCGGAATTTCAATAAATAA
- the aspS gene encoding aspartate--tRNA ligase produces the protein MHRTHTAGELNATHIGQTVTLAGWVANRRDHGGLIFIDLRDRYGITQTVYDPTENSEAHAVADTFRSEYVVKLTGTVRARPEGQTNDKLSTGDIEVIITHAEVISKSEVPPFEVTEYTEANEDIRLKYRYLDLRRKSTFDKIAFRAEMNKFTRDWFTENGFLEVQTPIFTVSSPEGARDYLIPSRLHQGKFYALPQAPQQYKQLLMVGGVDKYFQIAPCFRDEDPRADRHSCEFYQIDCEMSFVEQEDIFAVAEPFAKNLINTLTDKKIINLGENEKFRRLTHKEAINTYGSDKPDIRFDMHFEDFTEEFRDSGFSLFAKTVAEGGVVKAMKLEGKTLSRSEIDSLTEVAKSLGAGGLAYIIYETDGPKSPILKFFTGNELEALAQKLAPKVGDMIFFGAGDYKAICKVLGGVRIACRDRFDLVDAGDIAFCWVTDFPMYEQKDDGSYDFEHNPFSMPHGGASAFDGNPDPLSIYGMQYDLACNGYEILSGSIRNHNIEALVKAFNVVGKGEAEVKEKFGAMYNAFQYGVPPHGGFAFGFDRLLMILRDETNIREIYAFPKSGKAEDAMMNAPAEVDEIQLRELHIKVREASK, from the coding sequence ATGCACCGCACACATACCGCTGGCGAGCTGAACGCAACACATATCGGACAGACTGTCACTCTCGCAGGTTGGGTAGCCAATCGTCGCGACCACGGAGGACTCATCTTCATCGATCTCCGCGACCGCTACGGTATCACCCAGACCGTCTATGATCCTACTGAGAATTCTGAGGCACATGCTGTTGCAGACACTTTCCGTTCAGAATACGTTGTGAAGCTCACAGGAACCGTACGAGCACGTCCAGAAGGTCAGACGAATGATAAGCTCTCTACGGGTGATATCGAAGTTATCATCACTCATGCTGAGGTGATATCGAAGTCAGAAGTTCCACCGTTCGAAGTCACAGAATATACTGAAGCCAATGAAGATATTCGCCTCAAGTACCGCTATCTCGACCTTCGCCGCAAGAGCACTTTCGACAAGATTGCCTTCCGCGCGGAGATGAACAAGTTCACTCGCGATTGGTTCACAGAAAATGGATTCCTCGAAGTCCAGACTCCGATCTTCACTGTATCATCTCCAGAAGGGGCTCGTGACTATCTCATCCCATCACGTCTCCACCAGGGAAAATTCTATGCACTTCCTCAGGCTCCACAGCAATACAAGCAACTTCTCATGGTCGGTGGTGTGGATAAATACTTCCAGATTGCTCCATGTTTCCGTGATGAAGACCCTCGTGCAGATCGTCACTCATGTGAGTTCTACCAGATAGATTGTGAGATGAGCTTCGTCGAACAAGAAGATATATTCGCGGTTGCTGAGCCTTTTGCGAAAAATCTCATCAACACTCTGACGGATAAAAAAATCATCAATCTTGGTGAAAATGAGAAATTTCGCCGTCTCACTCACAAGGAAGCAATCAATACCTACGGTTCCGACAAACCAGATATCCGATTCGATATGCACTTCGAGGATTTCACTGAGGAGTTTCGTGATTCTGGATTTTCTCTCTTCGCGAAAACCGTTGCTGAAGGTGGAGTCGTGAAAGCGATGAAACTCGAAGGGAAGACTCTCAGTCGTTCGGAGATTGACTCGCTCACTGAAGTAGCGAAATCTCTCGGAGCTGGAGGGCTTGCGTATATCATCTATGAAACTGACGGTCCAAAATCGCCGATCCTGAAGTTCTTCACCGGAAATGAGCTCGAAGCACTCGCGCAAAAACTCGCGCCAAAAGTCGGAGATATGATTTTCTTCGGTGCTGGTGACTACAAGGCAATATGCAAAGTCCTCGGTGGTGTTCGTATCGCTTGTCGCGATCGATTCGACCTCGTCGATGCTGGAGATATTGCCTTCTGTTGGGTGACAGACTTTCCGATGTATGAACAGAAAGATGACGGTTCCTATGACTTCGAACACAATCCGTTCTCGATGCCTCATGGTGGAGCGTCTGCATTCGATGGGAATCCAGATCCGCTCTCTATCTATGGTATGCAGTACGACCTCGCGTGTAACGGCTATGAGATCCTCTCTGGTTCTATCCGTAACCACAATATCGAAGCGCTCGTGAAGGCGTTCAATGTCGTCGGAAAGTGAGAAGCGGAAGTGAAGGAAAAGTTCGGTGCGATGTACAACGCGTTCCAATACGGTGTTCCTCCACATGGTGGATTCGCATTCGGATTCGATCGTCTCCTCATGATCCTCCGCGATGAGACGAATATTCGTGAGATCTATGCATTTCCGAAGTCAGGAAAAGCAGAAGATGCGATGATGAATGCTCCTGCAGAAGTCGATGAGATTCAACTTCGCGAGCTTCATATTAAGGTGAGGGAGGCGAGTAAATAA
- a CDS encoding EamA family transporter — translation MTWITLTLIASFFFAIENLFDKRISDKTENTISALFFMNIVKIPALILLGVYWFPLFVFDANILYWSLLVGIISAVTGFLYMQAFQYGDASSVMPIYELGPLWAIFFGFIILGELPHSWQYLALFLLVCGGLIFSVEKSFIQSFSRKKVLNIALFIVLLASLGYNLQYVLTKFVIIRSNLETAFLLQQIFYIGFSLVFAFQKSRGAVWRDTRRMSRKFIFGGILAEGVGIWAFVLYTMAFTQGNVSLVNALASTQTLFVIFLSWGMSVFVPSFFHEKWSRSDAVQKIIGTIFIVAGVVCIYFFS, via the coding sequence ATGACTTGGATCACCCTCACCCTTATTGCATCTTTTTTCTTCGCTATCGAGAATCTCTTCGACAAGCGGATATCGGATAAAACAGAGAACACCATTAGTGCCCTGTTTTTTATGAATATCGTGAAAATCCCAGCACTCATATTGCTCGGTGTGTATTGGTTTCCTCTATTTGTCTTTGATGCGAATATTCTCTATTGGTCTCTCTTGGTGGGAATTATCTCGGCAGTGACAGGATTTCTCTATATGCAAGCATTCCAGTACGGTGATGCATCGAGTGTGATGCCAATCTATGAGCTCGGACCTCTTTGGGCTATTTTCTTTGGTTTTATTATTCTCGGAGAGCTTCCGCATTCTTGGCAATATCTTGCTCTTTTTTTGCTCGTGTGTGGAGGATTGATTTTTTCGGTGGAGAAATCTTTCATTCAGTCATTTTCACGAAAGAAGGTTCTGAATATCGCACTCTTCATAGTACTTCTGGCAAGTCTCGGCTACAATCTTCAGTACGTTCTGACCAAGTTCGTCATTATCCGTAGCAATCTGGAGACAGCATTTCTTCTCCAGCAGATTTTTTATATTGGATTTTCTTTGGTTTTTGCATTTCAGAAATCCAGAGGTGCTGTATGGAGAGATACACGCCGTATGTCGAGAAAATTTATCTTCGGATGAATCCTTGCTGAAGGCGTTGGTATCTGGGCATTTGTACTCTATACGATGGCATTTACTCAGGGGAATGTGTCACTCGTGAATGCGCTCGCAAGTACACAGACGTTGTTTGTGATTTTTCTATCCTGGGGAATGAGTGTGTTTGTTCCTTCGTTTTTTCATGAGAAATGGTCTCGGTCGGATGCTGTCCAGAAAATTATTGGCACGATTTTTATTGTTGCCTGAGTAGTGTGTATATATTTCTTTTCCTAG
- a CDS encoding CAP domain-containing protein, with translation MKILRIFTFLIAFALSSAAFGTTLSKDTTYYSDAFEGGSTSNGEIFTQSGFTAATCDIPLGKSIYVFSTGTGTVVRVNDRPNCTRYPNILDLTKKVFSLFAPVSAGRVSGIQVDTLDSLNSFLFRSLGIQLDADTPTVYFAGDGVEFSGKVLNGKSNVIVFLQNEDTKEELTKLFSVESGKIFRARLTLPKTPGKYSLVIASGNSFETRNIGYITLISRDTFYTSDVLPETNVRLFPRVEQIDGIPSIALASGLWGNLEMNQDTKTYQTSGTRFLFDSLPQYRTGKATVKIEGYTTSSGGSLDRTASIASLFSGTVLLDRTHEKEGQNLASLRQYRQFTNLRFRVPATPKIRSTYYLTLPDGDVRELEFPVSSVGEDGYLLSGKTISVTLPTLDEGTYLIETVKEDGIAYFNLPITRGSVWNILEPYTPERASMAPKDTQSVTNFIVNQINKIRAALGRNLLVVDDEYMQLAQAKAQDMVTRNYYGHQDPDGNYVNALVAKLGLNIVGEFRENIAYGEGKIWDVVLQDGLEESGSHRFAMLVPTYTKIGIGYVRNGDKTYLVEIIGE, from the coding sequence ATGAAAATACTACGAATATTTACTTTTCTCATAGCATTTGCACTTTCTTCCGCAGCTTTTGGTACGACACTTTCGAAGGATACCACATATTATTCTGATGCTTTTGAAGGAGGTTCTACTTCGAATGGAGAAATATTTACTCAATCTGGATTCACAGCAGCTACATGTGATATTCCACTCGGAAAAAGTATTTATGTTTTCTCGACGGGCACTGGTACGGTAGTTCGTGTGAATGATCGTCCGAATTGTACGCGTTACCCGAATATTCTCGATCTTACGAAGAAAGTATTTTCTCTCTTTGCACCCGTGTCTGCGGGACGAGTATCAGGAATTCAGGTAGATACACTTGATTCACTGAATTCATTTCTCTTTCGTTCTCTAGGTATTCAGTTGGATGCAGATACTCCGACTGTGTATTTTGCAGGGGATGGTGTTGAATTTTCTGGTAAGGTTCTGAACGGGAAATCGAATGTTATTGTTTTTCTCCAAAATGAAGATACAAAAGAAGAATTGACGAAACTTTTTTCTGTAGAATCAGGGAAAATATTCCGAGCGCGGCTCACACTCCCAAAAACTCCTGGAAAATATAGTCTCGTTATCGCGAGTGGAAATAGCTTCGAGACACGAAATATTGGATATATTACCCTCATTTCTCGTGATACATTCTACACGTCTGATGTTCTCCCTGAAACAAATGTTCGTCTTTTTCCTCGTGTGGAACAGATTGACGGTATTCCGAGCATCGCTCTTGCGAGCGGACTCTGGGGAAATCTCGAGATGAATCAAGATACAAAAACATACCAAACTTCTGGTACACGTTTTTTGTTTGATTCACTTCCGCAGTACCGTACTGGCAAGGCAACGGTCAAAATAGAAGGATATACAACAAGTTCTGGAGGATCTCTAGATCGAACTGCTTCTATTGCTTCACTCTTTTCTGGCACAGTTCTCCTGGATCGTACACATGAGAAGGAATGACAAAATCTCGCAAGTCTTCGCCAATATAGGCAATTTACGAATCTTCGTTTTCGAGTTCCTGCAACACCAAAAATTCGTAGTACGTATTATTTGACTCTTCCTGATGGAGATGTCCGTGAACTTGAATTTCCTGTTTCCTCGGTTGGAGAGGATGGATATCTTCTTTCTGGAAAAACTATTTCTGTGACACTTCCGACTCTGGATGAGTGAACATATCTTATCGAAACGGTGAAAGAGGATGGAATTGCCTACTTCAATCTGCCGATTACTCGATGATCTGTCTGGAATATTCTCGAACCATATACTCCAGAACGCGCTTCTATGGCACCGAAAGATACACAATCTGTAACGAATTTCATCGTGAATCAGATCAATAAGATCCGTGCAGCACTCGGAAGAAATCTGCTCGTGGTGGATGATGAATATATGCAACTGGCTCAAGCGAAGGCCCAAGATATGGTAACGCGGAATTATTATGGACATCAAGACCCAGATGGGAACTATGTGAATGCTCTTGTGGCGAAACTCGGGCTCAATATTGTCGGAGAATTTCGTGAGAATATTGCCTATGGTGAAGGGAAAATCTGGGATGTTGTTCTTCAGGATGGACTCGAGGAATCAGGCAGTCACCGTTTCGCCATGCTCGTTCCGACATATACGAAAATAGGAATTGGATATGTTCGCAATGGAGATAAGACCTATTTGGTTGAGATTATTGGAGAATAA